The following coding sequences are from one Halobacteriovorax sp. JY17 window:
- a CDS encoding RimK family alpha-L-glutamate ligase yields the protein MKLAILSREKNNYSTRRLVEACKIRGHEVKVLNTLKFALDLEEGDPDLYYNQKRLGHFDAILPRIGASITYFGTAVVRQFQAMDIYSANTADGILNSRDKLRSFQILSKHHVGLPYTTFVKDKKDIIPAINRIGGAPVVIKLLEGTQGVGVLLAHTMESATSIIELLQSQKQNILVQKFIAESKGKDIRAIVVGDQVIAAMRRVAQGQEFRSNVHRGGKTEMVELSEEYKEVAIKAAKIMGLGIAGVDMLEGKDGPQIMEINSSPGLEGIEGCTKIDVAGAFIDYIAGQVDFPEIDIRQQLSVSKGFGVSEIFIPKESEFVGNSIIESGLQEKDINVLTLHRNGKVIPNPKGERVLEAGDKLFCFGRLDTMKDLIPLKTRKKRKPKIKKLKVKDIKKAKELEVQK from the coding sequence ATGAAATTAGCAATTCTATCTAGAGAAAAGAATAACTATAGTACGAGAAGACTTGTGGAAGCCTGTAAGATCAGAGGCCACGAAGTGAAAGTCTTAAATACTTTAAAGTTTGCCCTCGACTTAGAAGAAGGTGATCCAGATCTCTATTACAATCAAAAGAGATTAGGTCACTTTGATGCCATTTTACCTCGAATCGGAGCATCTATAACTTACTTTGGAACTGCAGTTGTTAGACAATTTCAGGCCATGGATATCTACTCAGCGAATACTGCCGATGGAATCCTAAACTCAAGAGATAAACTTAGAAGTTTTCAAATACTAAGTAAACATCATGTAGGACTTCCTTACACTACTTTTGTAAAAGATAAGAAAGATATTATTCCCGCCATCAACAGAATCGGAGGCGCTCCAGTTGTGATAAAACTCTTAGAGGGTACTCAAGGTGTTGGAGTTCTTCTTGCTCACACGATGGAGTCTGCAACATCAATCATTGAACTACTTCAAAGTCAGAAACAAAATATACTTGTTCAAAAATTCATTGCGGAAAGTAAGGGAAAAGATATTCGCGCAATCGTCGTTGGTGATCAAGTGATTGCAGCGATGAGAAGAGTTGCTCAAGGACAAGAATTTCGAAGCAATGTCCACCGTGGTGGAAAAACAGAAATGGTAGAACTCTCCGAAGAGTATAAAGAAGTTGCTATTAAGGCCGCAAAGATTATGGGCCTTGGTATTGCAGGAGTCGATATGCTTGAAGGAAAAGATGGCCCACAGATCATGGAGATAAATTCTTCACCAGGCCTAGAAGGAATTGAAGGTTGTACAAAGATAGATGTCGCTGGAGCTTTTATTGATTACATAGCAGGACAAGTAGACTTCCCAGAAATTGATATTCGTCAACAGCTCTCAGTGAGTAAAGGATTTGGTGTTTCAGAAATTTTTATCCCAAAGGAATCTGAATTTGTTGGCAACTCAATTATTGAATCAGGCCTTCAAGAAAAAGATATCAATGTTCTAACTCTCCATAGAAATGGAAAAGTTATCCCAAATCCTAAAGGCGAACGAGTTCTGGAAGCTGGAGATAAGCTCTTCTGTTTTGGGAGACTAGATACAATGAAGGACCTTATTCCTCTAAAAACAAGAAAGAAGAGAAAACCTAAGATTAAGAAGTTAAAAGTAAAAGATATTAAAAAAGCTAAAGAGCTAGAAGTACAAAAGTGA
- a CDS encoding carboxy terminal-processing peptidase, with the protein MKRKLSLLLILTLVFGLQVNAKDSKKVAQTSFKKEDARDVDLITADIVPNVKREKLIGNILRNALESYHYRKLKINKDLSEKAYAEFFKKIDYGKQFFLKSDIKVLDKYKSEMHNELMSGKHVLVDNAIKILRERVVEVDKVRQEVFKKEFDWNLKESLELDPEKRNFPKDHKALKDHWRRVFKQATLNRYLGLKEEQDELKNPKKDDKKDKVKKKSSKKEEKPEILTDVQIRKKAHEGISKKYKSFFSRLMKDDRSDYEEKFFNAISSIYDPHTQYLPPKRKEDFDIDISGSLEGIGAVLSEEDPYIKVVKIVPGGAAWREKGLEVDDLILAVGQETGDFVDLVGMRVDDAVRYIRGKKGTIVKLKVKKADGSRKQIEIERDVVQIGESFAKSSVLELKGLGLKVGYIHVPKFYRDFENSSINCTADVRAELERIKTKGVDGVILDLRNNGGGALEDAKQMSGLFIEKGPIVQIKNHDGKVDVLEDTDTTVTYAGPLIVMTNRFSASASEILAAALQDYERAVIVGGAHSHGKGTVQAVLNLSHGPLQQLFGSQMGALKVTIQKFYRVNGGSTQFKGVTPDIIIPDPYEYTKSREQDLEYALPWDRVTPLKFKHWDKNKFDMSTLKKRSSKRVGESKRFSKIKESVSYLTKRREDTKVSLNIDDVIKEDKRNKEMSDKLKLDEVNEDLLVSFYEDSVRMHEEIKKGDEKTWQKGFKTRNEDWTKQLRQDAGLEEALFILNDMIHMQKGKKLTAVK; encoded by the coding sequence ATGAAAAGAAAATTAAGCCTTCTATTAATACTAACGCTTGTCTTCGGATTACAAGTTAATGCAAAAGATTCTAAGAAAGTTGCACAGACAAGTTTTAAGAAAGAAGATGCTAGAGATGTAGACCTTATTACAGCTGACATTGTTCCAAATGTAAAAAGAGAAAAGCTCATAGGTAATATTCTTCGTAATGCCTTGGAAAGTTATCATTATAGAAAATTAAAAATTAACAAAGACCTATCTGAAAAAGCTTATGCTGAATTTTTTAAGAAAATTGATTACGGAAAACAATTTTTCTTAAAAAGTGACATCAAAGTTTTAGATAAATATAAATCTGAAATGCATAATGAATTGATGTCGGGAAAACATGTTCTTGTTGATAACGCAATTAAGATTCTTAGGGAGAGAGTTGTTGAAGTTGATAAGGTAAGACAAGAAGTTTTTAAGAAAGAGTTTGATTGGAATTTAAAAGAAAGTCTTGAACTTGATCCTGAGAAAAGAAACTTTCCAAAGGATCACAAAGCTCTAAAAGATCATTGGAGAAGAGTTTTTAAACAAGCAACTCTTAATAGATATTTAGGACTTAAAGAAGAGCAAGATGAACTAAAGAATCCTAAGAAAGACGACAAGAAAGATAAGGTCAAGAAGAAGTCTTCTAAGAAAGAAGAGAAACCTGAAATTTTAACAGATGTACAAATTAGAAAGAAGGCACACGAAGGTATTTCTAAGAAATATAAGAGCTTCTTTAGTCGTCTAATGAAGGATGATAGAAGTGACTATGAAGAGAAGTTCTTTAATGCAATTTCATCTATATATGATCCACATACACAATACCTTCCACCAAAGAGAAAGGAAGACTTTGATATTGATATCTCTGGAAGTTTAGAAGGAATTGGAGCAGTTCTTTCTGAGGAAGACCCATATATCAAAGTTGTGAAAATTGTTCCAGGTGGGGCTGCTTGGAGAGAGAAAGGATTAGAAGTTGATGACTTAATCCTAGCTGTAGGACAAGAGACGGGAGATTTTGTTGATCTTGTTGGAATGAGGGTTGATGATGCCGTTAGATATATTAGAGGTAAGAAGGGAACTATCGTAAAGCTTAAAGTTAAGAAAGCAGATGGTTCTAGAAAGCAAATTGAAATTGAAAGAGATGTCGTTCAGATTGGTGAATCTTTTGCTAAATCTTCTGTTTTAGAATTAAAAGGTCTTGGTTTAAAAGTTGGATATATCCATGTACCAAAGTTTTATAGAGACTTTGAGAATTCTTCAATAAATTGTACTGCAGATGTGAGAGCTGAACTAGAGAGAATTAAAACAAAGGGTGTTGATGGAGTTATTCTTGATCTTAGAAATAATGGTGGAGGAGCTTTAGAAGACGCTAAACAAATGTCAGGTCTATTTATCGAGAAAGGTCCTATTGTTCAAATTAAAAATCACGATGGAAAAGTAGATGTTTTAGAAGATACAGATACAACTGTGACTTATGCAGGACCTCTGATTGTAATGACAAATAGATTTTCTGCATCAGCTTCGGAAATTTTGGCGGCAGCTCTTCAAGATTATGAGAGAGCTGTTATAGTTGGTGGCGCTCATTCTCATGGAAAGGGAACAGTTCAAGCGGTTTTAAACTTAAGTCATGGGCCTCTTCAACAATTATTTGGATCTCAGATGGGAGCACTAAAGGTAACAATTCAAAAGTTTTATAGAGTTAATGGAGGGTCTACTCAATTTAAAGGTGTAACTCCAGATATCATTATTCCTGATCCATATGAATACACTAAGAGTCGTGAGCAAGATTTAGAATATGCTCTTCCATGGGATAGAGTTACTCCATTGAAGTTTAAGCATTGGGACAAGAATAAGTTTGATATGAGTACTCTTAAGAAGAGAAGTTCAAAAAGGGTCGGAGAATCAAAGAGGTTTTCTAAAATTAAAGAGTCTGTTAGTTACCTAACAAAGAGACGTGAAGATACAAAAGTTTCTCTTAATATCGATGATGTAATTAAAGAAGATAAGAGAAATAAAGAAATGTCAGATAAGCTTAAGCTTGATGAAGTGAATGAAGATCTACTTGTTTCTTTTTATGAAGATAGTGTGAGAATGCATGAAGAAATTAAGAAGGGTGATGAGAAGACATGGCAAAAAGGCTTTAAGACAAGAAATGAAGATTGGACAAAGCAGCTTCGTCAAGATGCGGGATTAGAAGAAGCTCTTTTCATTCTAAATGACATGATTCATATGCAAAAAGGTAAGAAGCTTACGGCGGTTAAATAA
- a CDS encoding succinylglutamate desuccinylase/aspartoacylase family protein — protein sequence MSKEINKDPEILKIGKTSIKRGKRVNLSLEVASLYDHTPLSIPIEVIRGKVGGPTLFISAAVHGDELNGVEIIRRILKRKELTHIKGTLILVPVVNIFGFNNKSRYLPDRRDLNRSFPGTSGGSLASRMAKLFMKEVIDKCTHGIDLHTGAIHRTNLPQIRACLEDEKTRELAESFGVPVIIDSKLRDGSLREAARTKKVTTLLFEGGEALRFNESVIRSGIKGCFSVMEKIGMIKKPASKKPKLQKNVFIANSSYWIRSPHSGTVHFNKMIGDRVKNGDLLASVSNTFGRESIDIHAKEDGILVGLSVLPLVNQGDALFHLATFKNSTKVKKALELYGEDE from the coding sequence GTGAGTAAGGAAATAAATAAAGACCCAGAAATTCTAAAGATTGGCAAAACTTCTATAAAAAGAGGAAAGAGAGTAAATCTCTCTCTAGAAGTTGCCTCACTTTATGATCACACTCCCCTCTCAATTCCAATTGAGGTCATTAGAGGTAAAGTCGGCGGACCAACTCTATTTATTAGTGCAGCTGTTCACGGAGATGAGCTCAATGGCGTTGAGATCATTAGAAGAATTTTAAAGAGAAAAGAGCTTACCCATATCAAAGGAACTCTCATACTTGTTCCAGTAGTAAATATTTTTGGATTTAATAATAAGTCTAGATATCTCCCAGACAGAAGAGACCTTAATCGCTCATTCCCAGGGACTAGTGGTGGCTCCCTCGCCAGTAGAATGGCAAAGTTATTCATGAAAGAAGTCATCGATAAATGTACTCACGGGATTGACCTTCATACAGGTGCCATCCACAGAACAAATCTTCCACAAATTAGAGCATGCCTTGAAGATGAGAAAACAAGAGAGCTCGCAGAGAGTTTTGGAGTCCCTGTTATTATTGATTCTAAACTTAGAGATGGCTCCCTTAGAGAAGCAGCAAGAACGAAGAAAGTAACTACTCTTCTCTTTGAGGGGGGAGAGGCCCTACGTTTTAATGAAAGTGTTATTAGATCAGGAATAAAAGGTTGCTTCTCTGTCATGGAAAAAATTGGCATGATAAAGAAACCTGCCTCAAAGAAGCCAAAACTTCAAAAGAATGTCTTTATAGCAAACTCCAGTTACTGGATTCGCTCTCCTCATAGCGGAACAGTTCACTTTAATAAAATGATTGGTGATAGAGTTAAAAATGGTGATCTTCTAGCAAGCGTGTCCAACACTTTTGGTAGAGAATCAATTGATATTCATGCCAAAGAAGATGGTATTCTTGTCGGTCTCTCAGTTCTCCCTCTAGTAAATCAAGGAGACGCTCTATTCCACCTGGCCACCTTTAAAAACTCAACGAAAGTGAAAAAAGCTCTCGAACTTTATGGCGAGGATGAGTAA
- a CDS encoding RimK/LysX family protein — MKKKELKIIGWREELSLPDLGGTDIKVKVDSGAKTSSLHAFDLESYSRLGVHFVKFNIHTVKKKREVSIPCKAKVLEYRNIKSSNGQVERRPVIETRVKLLDEVWIIELTLSNRDEMGFKMLLGREAIKNRFLINPGKSFYCNKKGVKK, encoded by the coding sequence ATGAAGAAGAAAGAACTAAAGATAATTGGTTGGAGAGAAGAACTCTCTCTCCCCGATCTTGGAGGAACAGATATCAAAGTCAAGGTGGACTCAGGTGCTAAGACTTCCTCGCTACATGCTTTTGATTTAGAGTCCTATTCGCGCTTAGGAGTACACTTTGTGAAATTTAATATTCACACAGTGAAAAAGAAGAGAGAAGTCTCTATACCTTGTAAGGCAAAGGTTTTAGAATATAGAAATATTAAAAGTTCAAATGGACAAGTAGAAAGAAGACCAGTAATTGAAACGAGAGTAAAGTTATTAGATGAGGTTTGGATAATTGAGCTGACTCTATCTAATCGTGATGAGATGGGATTTAAAATGTTACTTGGAAGAGAAGCTATCAAGAATCGCTTCCTAATAAACCCGGGTAAATCATTCTACTGTAACAAGAAAGGTGTGAAGAAATGA
- the thiI gene encoding tRNA uracil 4-sulfurtransferase ThiI: protein MYKNLIINIDELWLKGKNRKHYFRSLQEHVHLVIRAHAPEEKVRLKNDQQRLVAESEIGFTKECIDSLVKVPGVSTVQPAISIAREKELILPAIVEKLRGELTERITTFKVKCKRVDKTFPHGSMDLQRELGHFLLKEFSQLKVDVRNPEIMIDVKVLQNNIYISTEKLTATGGLPVSTSGHVITLISGGFDSPVASFMMSKRGCRQDFIFFYAYPYVGEEVKEKILDICSVLSQYQRGCRLWVVPFGEVQNAIAKDCHEEYRTILFRKYMVETANLLASRVKADALITGDALGQVSSQTMRNMSVMDNFSKKIILRPLVGFNKIEIIRLAQKVGTHDISIIPHDDACSLFSPKHPVIKADYVYMRNFSNDNDYNDLLKKALDESEVYRFDVLGEYEEISK, encoded by the coding sequence ATGTATAAGAATTTAATTATTAATATTGATGAACTATGGCTAAAAGGTAAGAATAGAAAGCATTACTTTAGATCTCTACAAGAGCACGTTCATCTCGTAATTAGAGCTCATGCACCCGAAGAGAAAGTTCGTTTGAAAAATGATCAACAACGCCTTGTCGCAGAATCTGAAATTGGCTTTACGAAAGAATGTATCGATTCATTAGTTAAGGTTCCAGGGGTCTCAACTGTTCAGCCTGCAATAAGTATTGCTAGAGAGAAAGAATTAATTCTTCCTGCTATTGTTGAAAAACTTAGGGGAGAACTTACTGAGAGAATAACTACTTTCAAAGTTAAGTGTAAGAGAGTGGATAAGACTTTTCCTCATGGATCAATGGATTTGCAAAGAGAGCTTGGACACTTTCTTTTAAAAGAATTTTCTCAATTAAAAGTTGATGTTCGAAACCCTGAGATTATGATTGATGTAAAAGTTCTGCAAAATAATATTTACATTTCAACAGAGAAGCTGACGGCTACTGGAGGACTTCCTGTTTCAACGAGCGGTCATGTTATAACATTAATCTCTGGAGGTTTTGATTCTCCTGTCGCAAGTTTTATGATGTCTAAAAGAGGTTGTAGGCAAGATTTTATTTTCTTTTACGCTTACCCATATGTTGGTGAAGAGGTTAAAGAGAAAATTCTAGATATCTGTAGTGTTCTTAGTCAGTATCAAAGAGGTTGTAGACTTTGGGTTGTGCCATTTGGAGAAGTTCAAAATGCAATAGCAAAGGATTGTCATGAGGAATATAGAACAATTCTTTTTAGAAAGTATATGGTTGAAACTGCAAACTTACTTGCAAGTAGAGTTAAGGCAGATGCTTTAATTACAGGAGACGCTCTTGGTCAGGTGTCGAGTCAAACAATGAGGAATATGTCTGTGATGGATAATTTCTCTAAGAAAATAATCTTGAGACCATTGGTTGGTTTTAATAAAATTGAAATTATTCGATTAGCGCAAAAAGTTGGAACTCACGATATTTCAATTATTCCACATGATGATGCCTGTAGTCTTTTCTCTCCGAAGCATCCAGTCATTAAGGCAGATTATGTTTATATGAGAAATTTTTCTAACGACAATGACTATAATGACCTCTTAAAGAAGGCACTAGATGAGTCTGAGGTGTACCGCTTCGATGTACTAGGGGAGTATGAGGAGATCTCCAAGTAA
- a CDS encoding S41 family peptidase has protein sequence MSQVGYYSSPEIYENKLYFISDDDIWLQDLSDVSRPATRVTAEKGNITSLKISPDGEYLAYTSTLSGGRDIYLMPKDGGIPTRLTYSQGMKVIGWKDDQTILCTSSHEHFTRRETLIYELDIHSKKLSAKNLGPATFFEESVNTQVLGKNNGDPARWKRYRGGTAGTIWIKSGERPFKQILKKIPTNLTCPKIIGERVFFVSDHEGIGNIYSVNMKGTNLKRHTHQSEFYVRSFSHFQGIIVFTANARIHSHNLMTNETFSLDIKINSQFLQARERFVSAEDYLQDFDIFKDAQKLSISARGKLFVVPPWGGAPIRLGDQASRYKLPRVALLKEKEILCSLKLDHENEEHLIYFDLATQKETSVLEKQDWGKVFELVPNPTQPLIALANNRNELFIIDLEKKNTQKIDQSSGDHIGDLSWSKDGQLLCYVKKESESEQLIKVYDSKSKKTHRTIKNVLADTSPTFSDCGKYLYFIGSREFNPCGSEFIFQYGFPFLAKVYAITLAEKTSSPLQLFKNFEVEKEEEDEKSKNKEEIKIDWNTLEDRIESLPFSQGGHRKLFTYKDQIISLKALVGPNDPNSTRWDNSSYELVSYSLKEKKVKTLLTQVSPERIQVRGKYLICETEEELRIINLEVKPSEEEDYNKTDGWVDLTRLKVKFSPRPEWKQMYREAWILQREHFWVSDMSKIDWADVYLKYLPLLERINTRSEFSDLIWEMQGELGTSHAYEFGGEYPNLGHPYSSGLLGATFTFNSKNKSFIIAEILRGDSWLEGHHSPLVKPGVSLNIGDQIYSVDGESFQDEISLSLHLENKCNTNISLEILRKGAKKKEILEVRTSEDDVTIRYRQWVNSNREYVKKKSNGKLGYLHIPDMSLKGMSEFWRAYSLESECEGLVIDVRYNGGGSVSQLLLKELQQKVLAFNTSRWFGESHYPIYSVNGPLVCITNEHAGSDGDIFSHSFKMLHLGKLIGKRTWGGVIGIWPRHSLSDFSLTSQPEFSFWFNDVGFDVENYGTDPDIEIDITPDDWAHGRDPQLDKAIEVVLKEHKRTPSIKPNFSKKPNLKAPKLPKGY, from the coding sequence ATGTCACAAGTTGGATATTACAGCTCCCCAGAAATATATGAGAATAAGCTCTACTTCATATCCGATGATGATATTTGGTTACAAGACTTATCCGACGTAAGTAGACCGGCCACAAGAGTTACTGCCGAAAAAGGAAATATTACAAGTCTTAAAATTTCTCCTGATGGAGAATATTTAGCATACACATCTACCCTTTCAGGTGGAAGAGATATTTATCTTATGCCCAAAGACGGGGGTATCCCCACAAGGCTCACTTACTCTCAAGGAATGAAAGTCATTGGCTGGAAAGATGACCAAACAATCCTGTGCACATCTTCTCACGAACACTTCACAAGAAGAGAAACACTTATCTATGAATTAGATATTCACTCAAAGAAATTATCTGCAAAGAACCTAGGTCCTGCAACATTCTTTGAAGAAAGTGTGAACACTCAGGTTCTTGGAAAGAATAATGGAGATCCTGCCAGATGGAAGAGATACCGCGGTGGAACAGCGGGAACAATTTGGATAAAAAGTGGAGAGCGCCCATTTAAACAAATTCTTAAAAAGATTCCTACCAACTTAACTTGTCCAAAGATTATTGGAGAAAGAGTCTTCTTTGTCTCTGATCATGAAGGTATAGGAAATATATATTCAGTGAATATGAAGGGTACAAACCTTAAAAGGCACACACATCAAAGTGAATTCTACGTAAGAAGCTTCTCTCACTTTCAAGGAATAATTGTCTTCACAGCAAATGCTAGAATTCACTCTCACAATTTGATGACCAATGAAACTTTCTCTCTAGATATAAAAATCAATTCTCAGTTCTTACAAGCGAGAGAGAGGTTTGTAAGCGCCGAAGACTATCTACAAGATTTTGATATATTTAAAGATGCGCAGAAATTATCCATCTCTGCAAGAGGAAAGCTATTTGTAGTTCCACCATGGGGAGGAGCTCCAATAAGACTTGGAGATCAAGCGTCTCGCTATAAGCTTCCAAGAGTCGCTCTTCTAAAGGAAAAAGAAATTCTATGTTCATTAAAGCTTGATCATGAAAATGAAGAACATCTTATTTACTTTGACCTTGCCACTCAGAAAGAAACTTCTGTTCTAGAAAAACAGGACTGGGGAAAAGTTTTTGAGCTAGTTCCAAATCCAACTCAGCCTTTAATTGCACTTGCTAATAATAGAAATGAATTATTTATTATCGATCTTGAAAAGAAGAATACTCAAAAAATTGACCAGAGTTCAGGAGATCATATTGGAGATCTCTCTTGGTCAAAAGATGGTCAGCTCTTATGCTATGTTAAGAAAGAATCTGAGTCAGAGCAATTAATTAAAGTCTATGACTCAAAATCAAAGAAGACCCATAGAACGATCAAGAATGTTCTCGCTGACACTTCCCCTACTTTTAGTGATTGTGGAAAGTATTTATACTTTATTGGAAGTCGAGAGTTTAATCCATGCGGTTCTGAATTTATTTTTCAGTATGGCTTTCCTTTTCTAGCAAAAGTCTACGCCATAACTCTTGCTGAAAAAACTTCTTCACCACTTCAATTATTTAAAAACTTTGAGGTAGAAAAAGAAGAGGAAGATGAGAAATCGAAAAATAAAGAAGAAATCAAGATTGATTGGAATACGCTAGAGGACAGAATCGAATCTCTTCCTTTTTCACAGGGTGGCCATAGAAAACTATTCACCTATAAAGATCAAATAATTTCTTTAAAAGCGTTAGTTGGACCTAACGATCCGAACTCAACGAGATGGGATAACAGCAGCTATGAACTAGTTAGTTATTCTTTGAAGGAAAAGAAAGTCAAAACTCTCCTCACACAAGTCTCTCCTGAGAGAATTCAAGTAAGAGGAAAGTATCTCATTTGTGAAACAGAAGAAGAGCTAAGAATTATCAATCTAGAAGTGAAGCCATCAGAAGAAGAGGATTATAATAAAACGGACGGCTGGGTAGACCTGACCAGATTAAAAGTAAAATTTAGTCCAAGACCAGAATGGAAGCAAATGTACCGAGAAGCATGGATTCTTCAAAGAGAACATTTCTGGGTAAGCGATATGTCTAAGATAGACTGGGCCGATGTTTATTTAAAATACCTACCTCTTTTAGAGAGAATTAATACTCGTAGTGAATTTAGTGATCTCATCTGGGAAATGCAGGGAGAACTTGGAACGAGCCATGCTTATGAATTCGGAGGTGAATATCCAAACTTAGGTCACCCCTACTCTAGTGGACTTCTGGGGGCAACGTTCACATTTAACTCCAAGAACAAGAGCTTTATCATCGCTGAAATTCTCCGCGGAGATAGCTGGCTTGAAGGTCATCACTCTCCACTTGTAAAGCCGGGAGTCTCCTTAAATATTGGAGATCAAATCTATTCAGTTGACGGGGAAAGTTTCCAAGATGAAATATCTCTAAGCTTACACCTAGAGAATAAATGTAACACGAATATATCCCTTGAAATTCTCCGAAAGGGCGCCAAGAAAAAAGAAATTCTTGAAGTAAGAACGTCTGAAGATGATGTAACTATTCGTTACAGGCAATGGGTTAATTCAAATAGAGAATACGTAAAGAAGAAATCTAATGGAAAACTTGGTTACCTTCATATTCCAGATATGAGCTTAAAGGGAATGTCTGAATTTTGGAGGGCATACTCTCTTGAAAGCGAATGCGAAGGTCTTGTCATTGATGTCCGCTATAACGGCGGTGGAAGTGTATCACAACTTCTTCTAAAAGAGTTACAACAGAAAGTATTGGCCTTTAACACAAGCCGGTGGTTTGGGGAAAGTCACTACCCTATCTATTCTGTAAATGGCCCTCTTGTTTGTATTACTAATGAGCACGCAGGAAGTGATGGAGATATTTTCTCTCACTCATTTAAAATGTTACACTTAGGAAAGCTCATTGGAAAGAGAACTTGGGGAGGAGTTATCGGAATTTGGCCTAGACATTCTCTAAGTGACTTCTCTTTAACAAGTCAGCCTGAATTTTCTTTTTGGTTTAACGATGTTGGTTTTGATGTTGAAAATTACGGAACTGATCCAGATATTGAAATCGATATAACACCAGATGATTGGGCCCATGGAAGAGATCCTCAATTAGATAAAGCAATTGAAGTTGTTCTAAAAGAACACAAGCGAACTCCTTCTATAAAGCCTAACTTTAGTAAAAAACCAAACTTAAAAGCTCCAAAGCTGCCAAAGGGATATTAA
- a CDS encoding aminotransferase class V-fold PLP-dependent enzyme produces the protein MIYFDHAASTPIVEASLNIYTESLVEDFANPSAAHKLGKSSMKKVERARTQVLKLLKAKKSDQLIFLSSATEANNLAIKGVPLEKGSRVHFSLGDHPSTVEPVKSLLAEQVEIPLQVGGGINEEAFLKTLNENSKLIVLSHVNNQSGNLYNILSLAKRAKEIIPGIHIHVDGVQALTKVEVNLSAHIDTYTISGHKIGAPKGIGALFIRNDVDLRTQLHGGGHEFGVRSSTVNTPLILSFAEAIRIGFESRESAFSHIEEVNSLMRKELTKRELGIEFPFSFEETSPYILSFLLPSISSDIVLRHLEMKEIFVASSSACSSKAKGYNAGFDAMKIHESQHKFVLRTSFSKDSTVLEVQEFVEEFSKIIREIKSL, from the coding sequence ATGATTTATTTTGATCATGCAGCTTCAACTCCTATTGTTGAAGCTTCTTTAAATATATATACCGAATCTCTTGTTGAGGATTTTGCTAATCCCTCTGCTGCACATAAGCTTGGAAAGAGCTCTATGAAGAAAGTGGAGAGAGCGAGAACTCAAGTCTTGAAGCTACTTAAAGCAAAGAAAAGTGATCAATTGATTTTTCTCTCCTCTGCCACAGAGGCAAATAATTTAGCAATTAAGGGAGTTCCATTAGAGAAAGGCTCGAGAGTACATTTCTCTTTAGGGGATCATCCTTCTACTGTTGAACCTGTAAAAAGTCTTCTGGCTGAACAAGTTGAAATTCCCCTTCAGGTAGGAGGAGGAATAAATGAAGAGGCTTTTCTAAAAACATTAAATGAAAACTCTAAATTGATCGTTCTAAGTCATGTGAATAATCAAAGTGGAAATCTCTACAATATTTTAAGTCTTGCAAAGAGAGCAAAAGAAATAATTCCAGGGATTCATATTCATGTCGATGGGGTTCAGGCATTAACTAAGGTTGAGGTGAATCTTTCAGCGCATATTGATACTTATACAATCTCAGGCCATAAAATCGGGGCCCCTAAAGGTATTGGTGCATTATTTATAAGAAATGATGTAGATCTTAGGACTCAACTTCATGGTGGAGGGCACGAGTTTGGAGTAAGATCTTCAACAGTAAACACTCCTTTGATTCTCTCTTTTGCTGAGGCCATTCGAATAGGTTTTGAGAGTAGAGAGAGTGCTTTTTCTCATATTGAAGAAGTCAACTCTCTAATGAGAAAAGAATTAACAAAGAGAGAGTTAGGAATAGAATTTCCTTTCTCTTTTGAAGAGACTTCTCCTTATATTTTAAGCTTTCTCTTACCTTCAATATCTAGTGATATTGTTCTAAGGCATTTAGAGATGAAAGAAATATTTGTTGCGAGCTCTTCGGCATGTTCTTCAAAAGCGAAGGGTTATAATGCTGGCTTTGATGCTATGAAAATACATGAGTCTCAACATAAGTTTGTTCTTAGAACATCTTTTTCAAAAGATTCAACGGTTTTAGAAGTTCAAGAATTTGTAGAAGAATTTAGTAAAATAATAAGAGAAATAAAAAGTCTCTAA